A single region of the Chitinivibrionales bacterium genome encodes:
- a CDS encoding DUF2075 domain-containing protein: MTKREYYSDSIEGFLKSSSDEVLGKLTSRSDFDVGQSQRNAWVEEISILQAVLRGRKGSVYFEYSIPRMGKRIDVVLLIGPVIFVIEFKAGEKEFTSSGKDQVWDYSLDLKNFHESSHDLFIAPILVPTTAKTAVPVVATTPHRDKLLHPVECTVELLGNVLDEVLRFCKGPEIDGVIWETGRYCPTPTIIEAAMALYNGHSVADISRSDASAINLSRTSDAISDIVRSSKENCHKSICFLTGVPGAGKTLVGLNIATKHIDRDNDLYSVFLSGNGPLVAILREALARDKVQHEKEQGRKLRKGEALSDVKIFIQNVHHFRDDCLVDTTKPPIEHVALFDEAQRAWNLEQTANFMLRKKKTPGFMKSEPEFLISCLDRHPDWAVVVCLVGGGQEINTGEAGISEWVESLIRSFPDWRIFISPRLTDSEYGAGEILEAIKSRPNVTYKDELHLSVSMRSFRAENVSLLVKQLLDLESTEARQTLLNVNVKYPIVITRNFSKAKQWLREKARGTERYGIVVSSQAQRLKPHAIDVKSPMDPIHWFLDGKEDVRSSYYLEDVATEFHVQGLELDWACVTWDADFRYGRMGTLVILR, translated from the coding sequence ATGACAAAACGGGAATATTATTCAGATTCAATTGAGGGTTTCTTAAAATCATCTTCCGATGAAGTTCTCGGCAAGCTTACTTCAAGAAGTGATTTTGATGTAGGACAATCGCAACGTAACGCCTGGGTCGAGGAAATATCCATTCTGCAAGCTGTGCTGCGGGGAAGAAAAGGATCGGTATATTTTGAATATTCAATTCCGCGAATGGGCAAACGGATTGACGTGGTACTTCTTATTGGCCCGGTGATTTTTGTCATTGAATTCAAAGCCGGCGAAAAAGAATTTACTTCCTCGGGAAAAGACCAGGTCTGGGATTATTCGCTTGACCTGAAAAACTTTCACGAATCCAGTCATGATCTGTTTATCGCTCCAATCCTTGTTCCGACAACTGCAAAAACAGCCGTTCCTGTCGTTGCGACTACTCCGCATCGCGACAAACTTCTTCACCCCGTTGAGTGCACCGTAGAATTGCTTGGCAATGTTCTTGATGAAGTCTTGCGTTTTTGCAAGGGACCTGAAATTGATGGAGTAATCTGGGAGACCGGACGTTACTGCCCTACCCCGACAATCATTGAAGCCGCAATGGCGCTGTATAATGGCCATTCCGTTGCCGATATTTCTCGCAGTGACGCTAGTGCGATCAACCTCAGCCGGACATCCGATGCAATTTCCGACATTGTCCGTTCTTCAAAAGAGAACTGTCATAAATCGATCTGCTTTTTAACAGGCGTTCCAGGAGCCGGCAAAACACTGGTTGGCCTCAACATTGCCACCAAACACATTGACAGGGACAATGACCTCTACAGCGTCTTTCTTTCAGGCAATGGCCCGCTTGTCGCAATTTTGCGCGAAGCATTAGCACGGGATAAAGTGCAACATGAAAAAGAGCAGGGGCGGAAACTCAGGAAGGGCGAGGCATTAAGTGATGTGAAAATATTCATTCAAAACGTGCATCATTTTCGAGACGATTGTCTTGTTGACACCACAAAACCCCCTATCGAGCATGTCGCGCTCTTCGATGAAGCCCAGCGAGCCTGGAACCTTGAACAAACGGCCAATTTCATGCTCCGGAAAAAGAAAACGCCTGGGTTTATGAAATCAGAACCTGAATTCTTAATATCATGCCTTGACAGGCACCCGGACTGGGCAGTGGTTGTCTGCCTTGTAGGAGGTGGCCAGGAAATTAACACCGGTGAAGCCGGAATCAGCGAATGGGTAGAATCGTTGATCAGGTCTTTCCCGGACTGGCGCATATTCATATCCCCCCGACTTACCGACAGTGAGTATGGCGCAGGCGAGATTTTGGAAGCTATTAAATCCCGCCCGAATGTAACCTATAAGGACGAATTGCATCTTTCGGTTTCGATGCGCTCATTTCGCGCAGAGAACGTTTCGCTATTGGTAAAACAGCTGCTTGACCTTGAATCGACCGAAGCGAGGCAAACACTATTAAATGTAAATGTGAAATATCCAATTGTTATCACCAGGAATTTTTCCAAAGCCAAACAATGGCTGAGGGAAAAAGCGCGCGGAACGGAGCGGTACGGTATTGTGGTTTCCTCGCAGGCGCAGCGATTAAAGCCGCATGCAATTGATGTGAAATCACCGATGGATCCGATTCATTGGTTTCTCGATGGCAAGGAAGATGTACGGTCATCGTATTATCTTGAAGATGTTGCCACGGAGTTCCATGTACAGGGTCTTGAGCTTGATTGGGCCTGCGTAACGTGGGATGCTGATTTCCGCTATGGAAGGATGGGAACATTGGTCATTTTGCGGTGA
- the ptsP gene encoding phosphoenolpyruvate--protein phosphotransferase, whose product MSTLPRLIHGQPASEGVALGTAIVKTGSPDAFTGPLSDAWTARDFENALDKTRKQLAAFQHAIQERVDEQVSQIFGAHLAILDDNEFSGRIRGLITSGMPAGAAVKTVWQEYNAVLSQSASPRIREKTQDLGDLAGRILRNLAGTGAAELSDYSGRILITSRLFPSDILRLVAQSVAGVILTEGGVTAHISVLARSLDLPLVLVDAAELGDIPDGTLLLLEANVGNVHVAPAPDIIAGYRDVLGAKGKAQHRERAAPQTRTADGMRVFLHAAIGLVSEAKLAAAIGSEGVGLYRSEMPFLIRNGFPTEDEQCAVYRKVAEHTGAGGVVFRTLDIGGDKILRYFPTRQETNPFLGLRGIRFTFRHREIFDTQVRAILRAGHDRPVRILFPLVPSVDSFLHAKRIVAEHAAALANAGTAHQHAPSIGAMVELPCAVGIADDLAAEADFLAIGTSDLVQYMLAVDRTNEQMTDWYVPWHPAVLRAIKTVADAGARRDKPVSVCGEIASYEPLIPVLVGMGISHLTIPPRRIPQLQKQIGAINGAKAKELADKMLAARTLAEGAKLIGVEWKAEY is encoded by the coding sequence ATGTCCACCCTCCCCCGCTTGATCCACGGCCAGCCCGCCTCCGAAGGCGTGGCCCTGGGTACGGCAATTGTCAAGACCGGTTCGCCGGACGCGTTCACCGGCCCGCTGAGCGACGCATGGACCGCCAGGGATTTCGAAAATGCACTTGACAAAACGCGCAAGCAGCTCGCGGCGTTCCAGCATGCCATCCAGGAGCGCGTGGACGAGCAGGTGTCCCAGATCTTCGGCGCGCACCTGGCCATCCTTGACGACAATGAATTTTCGGGCCGCATCCGCGGCCTCATCACGTCGGGCATGCCGGCGGGCGCCGCCGTGAAGACGGTATGGCAGGAGTATAACGCCGTTTTATCGCAGAGCGCAAGCCCGCGCATCCGGGAAAAGACGCAGGACCTGGGCGACCTGGCCGGCCGCATCCTGCGCAACCTCGCCGGCACCGGCGCGGCGGAGCTGTCGGATTACAGCGGCAGGATTCTTATCACGTCAAGGCTGTTCCCCTCGGACATTCTGCGGCTGGTGGCCCAGAGCGTGGCGGGCGTGATCCTCACCGAGGGCGGCGTCACTGCGCATATTTCGGTGCTGGCGCGCAGCCTCGACCTGCCGCTGGTGCTCGTCGACGCGGCCGAGCTCGGCGACATTCCCGACGGCACCCTGCTCCTGCTCGAGGCGAACGTGGGCAACGTGCACGTCGCCCCGGCACCCGATATCATCGCCGGCTACCGGGACGTGCTGGGCGCAAAAGGCAAAGCCCAGCACCGGGAGCGCGCCGCGCCGCAGACCCGAACGGCCGACGGCATGCGCGTTTTCCTGCACGCAGCGATCGGCCTGGTGAGCGAGGCAAAACTCGCCGCCGCCATCGGGTCCGAGGGCGTTGGACTTTACAGAAGCGAAATGCCCTTCCTCATCCGCAACGGCTTCCCCACCGAGGACGAGCAGTGCGCGGTGTACCGGAAGGTGGCCGAGCACACCGGCGCCGGCGGCGTGGTGTTCCGCACGCTCGACATCGGCGGCGACAAGATCCTGCGCTACTTTCCCACCCGGCAGGAGACCAACCCGTTTCTGGGCCTGCGCGGCATCCGCTTCACGTTTAGGCACCGCGAGATCTTCGACACGCAGGTGCGCGCGATCCTGCGCGCGGGGCACGACCGTCCCGTGCGCATCCTGTTCCCGCTCGTCCCCTCGGTGGACAGTTTCCTCCATGCAAAGCGCATCGTCGCCGAGCACGCCGCCGCCCTCGCGAACGCGGGCACGGCGCACCAGCACGCGCCCTCGATAGGCGCCATGGTGGAGCTGCCCTGCGCCGTGGGCATCGCCGACGACCTGGCCGCCGAGGCCGATTTCCTCGCCATCGGTACCAGCGACCTGGTGCAGTACATGCTCGCCGTCGACCGCACCAACGAACAGATGACCGACTGGTACGTTCCCTGGCACCCGGCGGTCCTCCGCGCGATCAAGACGGTGGCCGACGCCGGCGCCCGCCGCGACAAACCGGTGTCGGTGTGCGGCGAAATAGCGTCGTATGAGCCGCTGATCCCCGTGCTCGTGGGCATGGGAATTTCCCATCTGACAATTCCCCCGCGCCGGATCCCGCAGCTGCAGAAACAGATCGGCGCCATCAACGGCGCAAAGGCGAAGGAACTCGCGGACAAAATGCTCGCGGCAAGAACCCTGGCGGAAGGTGCGAAACTCATCGGGGTGGAATGGAAGGCGGAGTATTGA
- the selD gene encoding selenide, water dikinase SelD, whose translation MSFDLLSTVEHGGCSAKLPAQKLSDALKGLPKIVNKRLLVGIETHDDAGVYKLTDDIAVILTTDFFPPVCSDPFEFGQIAAANALSDVYAMGGKAIAALNLCMFPSSKISLDVLREILAGGLRKIKEAGAVVAGGHTIDDYPPKYGLAVTGVVHPNKIITNDRAKPGDALILTKPLGAGVMVAGRRVGDAKDKDYEACLDNMKLLNKAGAEVMRKYGVRCATDITGFGLLGHGLKMAQASGVTLELDSEEIPVLAGAYELAESGCIPGAAFRNQEFVEKECLFEKDVDYSMKMLCLDAQTSGGLLLCAPEAKADRMKAELIDKGYARTQIVGRVIKKGRNGKSLVVKE comes from the coding sequence ATGTCATTCGACCTCCTCTCGACCGTTGAACACGGCGGCTGCTCCGCCAAACTACCGGCCCAGAAACTGTCCGACGCGCTCAAAGGCCTGCCGAAAATCGTGAACAAACGCCTGCTCGTGGGCATCGAAACGCATGACGACGCCGGCGTGTACAAATTGACAGATGATATCGCCGTCATCCTGACCACCGACTTTTTCCCCCCGGTCTGCTCCGACCCCTTCGAGTTCGGCCAGATCGCGGCCGCCAACGCGCTCTCGGACGTATACGCCATGGGCGGAAAGGCCATCGCGGCGCTCAACCTTTGCATGTTCCCGTCATCGAAAATTTCTCTTGACGTGCTGCGGGAGATCCTGGCCGGCGGCCTGCGGAAAATCAAGGAGGCGGGCGCCGTGGTCGCCGGCGGCCACACCATAGACGACTATCCGCCCAAATACGGACTCGCGGTCACCGGCGTGGTGCACCCGAACAAAATCATCACCAACGACCGGGCAAAACCCGGCGACGCGCTCATCCTCACCAAACCCCTGGGCGCGGGCGTCATGGTCGCGGGCAGGCGCGTGGGCGACGCAAAAGACAAGGACTACGAGGCGTGCCTTGACAACATGAAACTGCTCAACAAGGCCGGCGCCGAGGTCATGCGGAAATACGGCGTCCGCTGCGCCACCGACATCACCGGCTTCGGCCTGCTCGGCCACGGCCTCAAGATGGCGCAGGCAAGCGGCGTGACCCTGGAACTGGATTCGGAGGAGATACCCGTGCTCGCGGGCGCGTACGAGCTCGCCGAATCAGGCTGCATCCCGGGCGCGGCCTTCCGCAACCAGGAGTTCGTGGAAAAAGAATGCCTGTTTGAAAAGGACGTCGACTATTCCATGAAAATGCTCTGCCTCGACGCGCAGACGTCGGGCGGGCTGCTGCTGTGCGCACCGGAAGCAAAGGCCGACAGGATGAAAGCGGAATTGATTGACAAAGGATATGCGAGGACCCAGATTGTCGGACGGGTGATTAAAAAAGGCAGGAACGGGAAGAGTTTGGTGGTGAAGGAGTGA
- a CDS encoding ferritin family protein: MDPLELAKNIEQEGKRYYEKLARETPVPGLSGIFKLLAGEEQQHYELFNSWRNTTFPHPSSSGTVSAEAKRIFAGLSSHFSFPETVYEYSKAYSKALEMERKSITLYEDMLAKSPSSPQKEILTYLIQEEQKHEHLVEHLLEFVAEPKTFLENAEFNHLDEE, from the coding sequence ATGGACCCGCTCGAACTCGCGAAAAACATCGAACAGGAAGGCAAACGGTATTACGAAAAGCTCGCCCGGGAGACCCCTGTTCCCGGACTGTCCGGAATCTTCAAACTCCTTGCAGGCGAGGAGCAGCAGCATTACGAGCTTTTCAACTCATGGCGGAACACCACGTTCCCCCATCCGTCGTCGTCCGGCACGGTTTCGGCCGAGGCAAAGCGGATATTCGCGGGATTGTCGTCCCACTTCTCTTTTCCCGAAACCGTGTATGAATATTCAAAGGCATATTCCAAGGCACTGGAGATGGAGCGAAAAAGCATCACGCTGTACGAAGACATGCTCGCAAAATCACCCTCGTCCCCGCAAAAGGAAATCCTGACATACCTTATCCAGGAAGAGCAGAAGCACGAGCACCTGGTGGAGCATCTGCTGGAGTTCGTGGCTGAGCCGAAGACGTTTCTGGAGAACGCGGAGTTTAATCATCTAGATGAAGAATAA
- a CDS encoding DOMON domain-containing protein, with product MISRRAAVAATALCLAAVFTFGQDSAAATSKEPPMKTVIAGKFTFNYRIDGANLVAKVSCKTNGWIAVGFNPKSAMQGANLILGSVIDGKAVVSDEFGDGMFTHAPDTVLGGTNNIIAGDCTQASGVTTLSFTIPLDSGDPKDVKLVPGAKVKLIFATGATNDIKKKHKDDATKTITL from the coding sequence ATGATTTCCCGCCGTGCGGCCGTCGCTGCGACCGCCCTGTGCCTCGCAGCCGTTTTCACCTTCGGACAGGACTCCGCTGCTGCAACAAGCAAGGAACCGCCCATGAAAACCGTCATCGCGGGAAAATTCACGTTCAATTACCGGATCGACGGCGCAAACCTCGTCGCAAAAGTCTCGTGCAAGACCAACGGCTGGATCGCGGTCGGCTTCAATCCCAAAAGCGCCATGCAGGGCGCCAATCTGATCCTGGGCAGCGTGATTGACGGAAAGGCAGTGGTGTCCGACGAGTTCGGCGACGGCATGTTCACCCACGCGCCCGACACGGTGCTCGGCGGCACAAACAACATCATCGCCGGCGACTGCACGCAGGCAAGCGGCGTCACCACGCTCTCGTTCACCATCCCGCTTGACAGCGGCGACCCCAAGGACGTCAAGCTGGTGCCCGGCGCAAAGGTGAAATTGATTTTCGCGACCGGCGCCACGAACGACATAAAGAAAAAGCACAAGGACGACGCGACTAAAACCATCACGCTGTAA
- a CDS encoding DUF4405 domain-containing protein has product MAFSKTTALKYVNPALAIFVLAQAVTAVLFTFFSDVIPFGTVRQLHLITGYILFALIILHTYLNWTWIKSTFFKKRSKA; this is encoded by the coding sequence ATGGCGTTTTCGAAGACAACTGCATTAAAATACGTCAACCCGGCACTGGCAATTTTTGTTCTTGCGCAGGCAGTGACCGCGGTTCTTTTTACCTTTTTCTCCGACGTGATCCCGTTCGGGACGGTGCGTCAACTTCACCTGATTACCGGATATATTCTGTTTGCGCTTATCATTCTTCACACCTACCTCAATTGGACATGGATCAAATCAACCTTTTTCAAAAAGAGGAGCAAAGCATGA
- a CDS encoding ferritin, with translation MISKKMEEALNVQINNEMYSAYLYSAMSADCAFKGLKGFANWFMVQYHEEMLHAMKFYEYVIKMGGKVKLLPIKEPPSEFKSPMDMFTKTLAHEQFITKCIAGLVELAKKEKDHASEVFLQWYVTEQTEEEENDNDIIAQLKLIGTDTAALYLLDKEKAARMTTVPTDFSKGVEAAMKAAGGGA, from the coding sequence ATGATCTCAAAAAAAATGGAAGAGGCCCTGAACGTCCAGATCAACAACGAAATGTATTCCGCATACCTCTACAGTGCCATGTCGGCGGACTGCGCGTTCAAGGGGCTCAAGGGGTTCGCCAACTGGTTCATGGTGCAGTACCACGAGGAGATGCTGCACGCCATGAAATTCTATGAATACGTGATCAAGATGGGCGGCAAGGTGAAGCTGCTCCCCATCAAGGAGCCGCCGTCCGAGTTCAAGTCTCCCATGGACATGTTCACCAAGACGCTCGCGCACGAGCAGTTCATCACGAAATGCATCGCCGGGCTCGTGGAGCTTGCGAAAAAGGAGAAAGACCACGCCAGCGAGGTGTTTCTGCAGTGGTATGTCACGGAGCAGACCGAAGAGGAGGAAAACGACAACGACATCATCGCCCAGCTCAAGCTCATTGGCACCGACACTGCCGCGCTCTACCTTCTCGACAAGGAAAAGGCCGCCCGCATGACCACGGTCCCCACGGACTTTTCAAAGGGCGTCGAGGCCGCGATGAAGGCGGCCGGAGGCGGGGCGTAA
- the trxA gene encoding thioredoxin has protein sequence MHKETSDLTFENDVLKSGVPVLVDFWAPWCGPCKIAEPILEQIAQKTSGKAQVFKMNVDENSLIPGRYGITAIPTVIVFRNGRIEREFVGVQPENVYLGALALT, from the coding sequence ATGCATAAGGAAACCAGTGATTTGACTTTTGAAAATGATGTGCTTAAATCCGGCGTGCCGGTGCTTGTGGATTTCTGGGCGCCGTGGTGCGGCCCGTGCAAAATAGCGGAACCCATTCTCGAACAGATCGCCCAGAAAACGTCGGGAAAGGCCCAGGTCTTCAAGATGAATGTCGACGAAAACAGCCTTATTCCCGGCAGGTACGGCATTACCGCGATTCCTACGGTGATTGTGTTCAGGAACGGAAGGATCGAAAGGGAATTCGTGGGCGTGCAGCCCGAAAACGTTTATCTCGGCGCGCTGGCGCTGACCTGA
- a CDS encoding thioredoxin family protein yields the protein MKNTFLVLVSLLGLVCCGCGGEKKSVIVPVLTGKELSSIIDNSGDTLIAFDNYADWCVPCHVLEPTLEEVARENQKRVDFYKVNVDQVTEAVQTFGIPAVPFVAFVKNKKVVASLTGVQPRESYEKIIKDNSKK from the coding sequence ATGAAAAACACGTTCCTTGTTCTGGTGTCGCTTCTTGGCCTCGTTTGTTGCGGATGCGGCGGAGAAAAAAAATCCGTCATAGTCCCGGTTCTCACCGGCAAGGAACTATCCAGCATCATAGACAACTCCGGCGACACGCTTATAGCATTTGACAATTACGCCGACTGGTGCGTGCCGTGCCACGTGCTCGAGCCCACGCTCGAGGAAGTCGCCCGAGAGAACCAGAAGAGGGTCGACTTTTACAAGGTCAACGTCGACCAGGTGACCGAGGCGGTGCAGACCTTCGGCATTCCCGCGGTCCCGTTTGTTGCTTTTGTCAAGAACAAGAAGGTCGTTGCCTCGCTCACCGGCGTGCAGCCGAGGGAAAGTTACGAGAAGATAATAAAGGATAATAGTAAAAAATAA
- the lysS gene encoding lysine--tRNA ligase — translation MELSGPPNDQRAVRIEKIKMLREAGVLPYAERFEKTHSLAQARALADGAKQVRAAGRVVALRGFGKLTFGHLLDFSGTMQFALQKNKLAAQFELFMKTVDIGDFVGVEGDIITTKTGEKTIDVTQWTFLTKTLRPLPEKFHGLTDPELVYRRRYLDLITSPEHMERFRKRTQVIKTIRDYLDANGFTEIDTPVLANKACGALAKPFVTHHNALDIDVYLRIAPETYLKRAIAGGFERVYEFARCFRNEGLDASHLPDFTLLEYYCAYWNYDDNMKFTEALLKHLLMQVCGGLSIKYENTQISFDGAWPRVSFRDLILKDCGIDINQFATKNELLAEIKARGITFEDDVDVKRAGRGNLVDLLYKKVSRPALVDPVFVIHHPLDLSPLARKNDKNPDVVDRFQLVVNGWEIVNAYSELVDPIDQARRFDEQAKARAQGDAEAMEVDNDFLLCMEYGMPPISGWGMGVDRVVALLTNAPNLRDVILFPLMRPE, via the coding sequence GTGGAATTGTCCGGACCGCCAAACGACCAGCGCGCCGTACGCATCGAAAAAATAAAAATGCTGCGCGAGGCGGGCGTGCTGCCGTACGCGGAGCGTTTTGAAAAAACCCATTCCCTGGCCCAGGCAAGGGCGCTTGCCGACGGCGCCAAACAGGTGCGCGCGGCAGGCCGCGTGGTGGCGCTGCGCGGGTTCGGCAAGCTCACCTTCGGCCATTTGCTCGATTTTTCGGGCACCATGCAGTTTGCGCTTCAGAAAAACAAGCTGGCCGCGCAGTTCGAGCTGTTCATGAAAACCGTTGACATCGGCGATTTTGTCGGCGTCGAGGGCGACATCATCACCACCAAAACGGGCGAAAAGACCATCGACGTAACGCAATGGACCTTTCTCACTAAAACCTTGCGGCCGCTGCCGGAAAAATTCCACGGGCTTACCGACCCGGAACTGGTGTACCGGCGGCGCTACCTCGACCTCATCACCTCGCCCGAGCACATGGAGCGCTTCAGGAAGCGAACGCAGGTCATCAAGACCATCCGCGACTACCTCGACGCCAACGGGTTCACCGAAATCGACACGCCCGTGCTCGCCAACAAGGCGTGCGGCGCGCTGGCAAAGCCCTTCGTCACGCACCACAACGCGCTCGACATCGACGTGTACCTGCGCATCGCGCCAGAAACCTACCTCAAGCGTGCGATCGCGGGCGGGTTCGAGCGCGTATACGAGTTCGCGCGATGCTTCCGCAACGAGGGCCTCGATGCGTCGCACCTTCCGGATTTCACCCTGCTCGAATATTACTGCGCCTATTGGAATTATGATGACAACATGAAATTCACCGAGGCGCTCCTCAAACACCTGCTCATGCAGGTGTGCGGCGGGCTCTCCATCAAATACGAGAACACGCAGATTTCGTTTGACGGCGCGTGGCCGCGCGTTTCGTTCCGCGACCTCATCCTCAAGGACTGCGGCATCGATATCAACCAGTTCGCCACCAAGAACGAGCTGCTCGCGGAAATCAAGGCAAGGGGCATCACCTTCGAGGACGACGTGGACGTGAAGCGCGCCGGCCGCGGTAACCTCGTCGACCTTCTTTACAAAAAGGTGTCGCGTCCCGCGCTTGTCGATCCCGTGTTCGTGATCCACCACCCGCTCGATCTGTCGCCGCTGGCGCGGAAAAACGACAAAAACCCGGACGTGGTCGACCGCTTCCAGCTCGTGGTGAACGGGTGGGAGATCGTCAACGCCTACTCCGAGCTCGTGGACCCCATCGACCAGGCCCGGCGCTTCGATGAGCAGGCGAAAGCGCGCGCGCAGGGCGACGCCGAGGCCATGGAGGTGGACAACGATTTCCTGCTGTGCATGGAATACGGCATGCCGCCCATCTCGGGATGGGGCATGGGCGTGGACCGCGTGGTCGCGCTCTTGACAAACGCGCCAAACCTCCGGGACGTGATCCTGTTCCCGCTCATGAGGCCCGAGTAA
- a CDS encoding FtsX-like permease family protein — protein sequence MARPLELFVAMRYLRGKRRMGFISFITWISAGGVFLGSLVLVVALSVANGFEKEVRDRIVGITAHAKILQYYSRPLVNYDSLRTRILKCPGVVAATPYIMEKGGIEYENSKEGVMIMGAEAAAETTVTEVGRKITFGTWALDSAMSSKHRKLPGIVVGVGLADKMGIRPSAEVVVGGLTSEAAEGGITSIPMERFVVRGVFETGMYEYDVGLVYLSIASCQSLFSMKGVEGIAIRTIDLFKADAIGRAVKDSLGGYPYHSLDWKSQNKSLFEWMKLERFVIFIVISLIIVVAAFNIVSSLVMMIIEKRREIGILMGMGATGGSILRIFMFNGVVIGLLGSTLGTALGVAICFVQYHYRFIPIPGDIYFINKLPVMVQWADIAAIYLSANVICFLATLYPAWSASRVLPAESIRIE from the coding sequence ATGGCACGGCCCCTGGAGCTGTTCGTCGCGATGCGGTACCTGCGCGGCAAGCGCAGGATGGGGTTCATCTCGTTCATCACCTGGATTTCGGCGGGCGGCGTGTTTCTGGGCTCCCTCGTGCTGGTGGTGGCGCTGTCGGTGGCCAACGGGTTCGAAAAGGAAGTGCGCGACCGCATCGTGGGCATCACCGCGCACGCCAAGATCCTCCAGTATTATTCGCGGCCCCTTGTCAATTACGATTCGCTCCGCACCCGCATCCTCAAATGCCCCGGCGTGGTGGCCGCCACGCCCTACATCATGGAAAAGGGCGGCATCGAGTATGAAAACTCGAAGGAGGGCGTGATGATCATGGGCGCCGAGGCGGCCGCCGAGACCACGGTCACCGAAGTGGGGCGCAAGATCACGTTCGGGACGTGGGCCCTCGATTCCGCAATGTCAAGCAAGCACCGGAAGCTGCCCGGCATCGTGGTGGGCGTCGGCCTGGCCGACAAGATGGGCATCAGGCCCAGCGCCGAGGTGGTGGTGGGCGGGCTCACCAGCGAGGCGGCGGAAGGCGGGATCACCTCGATCCCCATGGAGCGCTTCGTGGTGCGCGGCGTGTTCGAGACCGGCATGTACGAATACGACGTGGGCCTGGTGTACCTGTCCATCGCTTCGTGCCAGAGCCTCTTTTCGATGAAAGGCGTTGAGGGAATCGCCATCCGGACCATCGATCTCTTCAAGGCCGACGCCATCGGCCGGGCCGTGAAGGACTCGCTGGGAGGGTATCCGTACCATTCGCTCGATTGGAAGTCGCAGAACAAATCGCTGTTCGAATGGATGAAACTCGAACGGTTCGTCATCTTCATCGTCATTTCCCTGATCATCGTGGTGGCGGCGTTCAACATCGTGTCGTCGCTCGTCATGATGATCATCGAGAAGCGCCGAGAGATCGGCATCCTCATGGGCATGGGCGCCACCGGCGGCTCCATCCTGCGCATATTCATGTTCAACGGCGTGGTGATCGGCCTGCTCGGCTCCACGCTCGGCACCGCCCTGGGCGTGGCGATCTGTTTTGTGCAGTACCACTACCGGTTCATTCCCATCCCGGGCGACATCTACTTCATCAACAAGCTGCCGGTGATGGTACAGTGGGCCGACATCGCCGCCATTTACCTGAGCGCCAACGTGATCTGCTTCCTGGCCACGCTGTACCCGGCCTGGAGCGCCTCGCGCGTGCTGCCGGCCGAAAGCATCAGGATCGAGTAG
- a CDS encoding ABC transporter ATP-binding protein, translating to MDAMVEVFHLTKTFTDEAGAFDVIRDASFTIDKGEMVSLVGVSGAGKTTLLQILGGLDAPTAGEVRINGKPLGAMSAKGLAAFRNLSLGFVFQFHHLLPDFTALENVVLPGMIAGKTKRQCEARARELLELLGLSRQASHLPSELSGGERQRVALARSLFNQPALILADEPTGNLDKENGHILLELFKKANRELRQTFLVATHNAELTQGMHRTVYIEDGKIVSKGNLNK from the coding sequence ATGGACGCCATGGTTGAAGTTTTCCATCTGACAAAGACCTTCACCGACGAGGCAGGCGCATTCGACGTGATCAGGGACGCTTCTTTCACCATTGATAAAGGAGAAATGGTCTCGCTGGTGGGCGTGTCGGGCGCGGGCAAGACCACGCTCCTGCAAATACTGGGAGGGCTGGATGCGCCCACGGCCGGGGAGGTGCGCATCAACGGAAAGCCGCTGGGCGCGATGAGCGCGAAGGGCCTCGCCGCGTTCCGCAACCTGAGTCTGGGGTTTGTGTTCCAGTTTCACCATTTGCTGCCCGATTTCACCGCGCTCGAAAACGTGGTGCTCCCCGGCATGATCGCGGGTAAAACCAAACGGCAATGCGAGGCGCGGGCACGCGAACTCCTCGAGCTGCTCGGCCTGTCGCGGCAGGCGAGCCATCTGCCGTCCGAGCTTTCGGGCGGCGAGCGCCAGCGCGTTGCGCTCGCGCGCTCGCTGTTCAACCAGCCCGCGCTCATCCTGGCAGACGAGCCGACCGGCAACCTTGACAAAGAAAACGGGCACATCCTGCTCGAGCTTTTCAAGAAGGCGAACCGGGAGCTGCGGCAGACCTTTCTCGTCGCCACGCACAACGCGGAATTGACACAAGGGATGCACCGGACGGTGTATATTGAGGACGGGAAGATAGTGAGCAAAGGCAACCTTAATAAATGA